ATTAATTTTTGTTTTAACCTTGGACTTGACAAATTCAGGGTTCATACTTTGAACAAGATTTCTATGATAAGCTGTTATTCATAAGACCTTTCAGTAATAATACTGGATAATGAAAGTGCACAAAGTAGGAATTTGTGGGTTAAACTGTATTGTACTGCTGTGGACTTAAAACTCATGAAAAGTGAAATCTTGTAACCAAGACAGCTTAGATGGTAACTGCTAGTGTACAGAGGTGGTCAATTAAACTCCAAAACCTAACTATGAAAGATCATAAGAATGAAGTCTGTGCACTACTGGAGGACAAggtattcttttttttatattcGAATCACCATTATCACTGATCTTCCTCTTCAATTTTATCCTCATCTTCTGACATTTGTTCCTctctgacaattttcttcttttcatCCATTTCTTCAGATGGTCCTGCTTCTAATCTCTCTGCAACATCATCTGTCTCCATATTTTCTTCTACTACTTTCTTCTTCTGTAAAGTTAAAATAATTATCAACATTATGAGAGATATTAATTAGTTTAAAGcttccctaaaaaaaaaaagttgttccaATAcatattttgtttgtttattttgcTTTTAAGGTAATAAAGGAATATTTTAAAGTCAAGGAAGGAGCTTGCATAGACAAAAAGTAATATGACCCAAGATTTTGTTAGAACCTGCCCATGGAAATACAAGTAGAGCTCATCATGCTGAAATAGAAGCATTTACAGGAAATGAAGTACAAGGTCTAACCTTTTCACTCTTGGTCAGGTTGATCTATGTCACTGGAATCAGTGTTGGTCACTTAGACTtgattaatgaacagagtaaATGTTTTAATGCTAGAaatgtctacagtgtttatttgggacattttttttaatttgatttttttaattttgaataaaattggccaaattaccaactacTATGAACTTTTTACAACAGTTGTAAtggttgaatgggcagtttctttttTCCCCAactgaattgatgagggaaaaaaggtgagtggtgcgttgaggtatatgtggagtcaaaaaacgttatctatggaggcaaagaagggaatgtatgaaagtatagtagtaccaacactcttatatgggtgtgaagcttgggtggtaaatgcagcagcgaggagacggttggaggcagtggagatgtcctgtttaagggcaatgtgtggtgtaaatattatgcagaaaattcggagtgtggaaattaggagaaggtgtggagttaataaaagtattagtcagagggcagaagaggggttgttgaggtggtttggtcatttagagagaatggatcaaagtagaatgacatggaaagcatataaatctataggggaaggaaggcggggtaggggtcgtcctcgaaagggttggagagagggggtaaaggaggttttgtgggtaaggggcttggacttccacagAAGGCATACTAGAGAAATAAttaagaatttggtcaaatggAGCAAAGTAGGTGAAATTGCTGTGTAAATTGCATCCAGATTGCTAACTTTGCGCCCGGGAAATTCCACAAGTTTTTtatcatattttgtatatacatgtacatgtacatgttgagtagacttcaggatgtacatgtttatagaggggccacagatatatcagatcactttctagttgtagctacactgaaagtaaaaggtagatgggatacaaggagaatagaagcatcagggaatagagaggtgaaggtttataaactaaaagaggaggcagttagggaaagatataaacagctattggaggatagatgggctaatgagagcataggcaatggggttgaagaggtatggggtaggtttaaaaatgtagtgttggagtgttcagcagaagtttgtggttacaggaaagtgggtgcgggagggaagaggagcgattggtggaatgatgatgtaaagagagtagtaagggagaaaaagttagcatatgagaagtttttacaaagtagaagtgatgcaaggagggaagagtatatggagaaaaagagagaggttaagagagtggtgaagcaatgtaaaaagagagcaaatgagagagtgggtgagatgttatcaacaaattttgttgaaaataagaaaaagttttggagtgagatacttgcagctttccatcttaccccacatagcaaaaatctctttaatttctgaagaaggcaccatcttccatctctcttcctcctcctctgcagcaagattctgagctgcgatctcttactgttcctgctgaagctcttgcagctcctcagtggtgagctcttcgttgtggtcttccaccaattcttccacatcctccaaactcacatccaaccccatggaactccccagtgccacaattgattttacaacagacataggctcatcagggtcagtcccaaacccttcaaaatcccttttatcgacacaatctggccacaattttctccaggcagagttcaaagtcctggtagtcactccctcccaagccatacctataagggttatgcaatggaggatgctgaagtgttctctccaaaattcccttagggtcaagtgagtgtctgtggtcacagtcaagcacctgtgaaacattgctttggtgtagagttttttaaagtttgcaatgacctgctggtccatgggctggaggagaggagtggtattcgggggcaagaactttactgtgatgaacccaaactcctcgaaaattaggtcatccaagtttggaggatgagcaggtgcattgtccattactagcaggcacttgagatccaattatttttccaggaggtaattcttcacactagggccaaacacttcattgaaccactcaacgaaaatttcccttgtgacccatgccttactattagatttccaaaacacacacaatttactcttcataacattgtttttcctgaacactctgggattttcagaatggtacactagtaatggcttcactttgaaatccccactagcattagcacagaacattagcgtcagcctgtctttcataggcttgtgtcctggcactgccttttcctcttgtgtaatgaaggtcctctttggcattttcttccaaaagaggcctgttttgtcacaactgaacacttgttcaggtttcagcccttcactgtttatgtactcctggaattcatgcacatatttttcagccgccttgtggtccgaactggtagcctcaccatgccttaccacactgtgtatgccagtacgcttcttaaatctctcaaaccagcctttgctagccttaaattcactcacatcatcactaattgcaggcaatttctttaccaaatcgtcatgcaactgcctagccttttcacaaataagcgatgtcataagactgtctcctgctaattgtttctcatttatccacaccaataataacttctcaacatcttcgagtactggtgatctcacttttgtcagcatatttatcccctttgcaacaacagcatccttgatttcctttttcttggctatgatggaagatatggttgtacgggatttgttatacatcctggccagttcacccacacgtacgccactatcatattgttcaatgaagtttttcttaaattcaatcgtatttctcaccttctttaccaaaggcttggcactaggagctttctttggagccatggtagcttatttagcacttaaataacttgcaagcactaaaataaatgaaatattatgaaatatttcactggagcacgtgaggggaccgtcgctcacttgtaaacaatggcacactggctgggaaggaaaggctgaGGCGGCCCGAGGCCGCTCAGACCGTGCATACGCGTCTGGggcgaaggactattagcgagttaccggaccatttccgagccaatattttgacgaaaaaacaggactatttccgaaatggacgactttcagtccggacgattattgagggaccactgtgtgtgtgtgtgtgtgtgtgtgtgtgtgtgtgtgtgtgtgtgtgtgtgtgtgtatatatatatatatatatatatatatatatatatatatatatatatatatatatatatatatatatatatatatatatatatatatatatatacatgtatatatatatacatgtatatatatatatatgtatatatatatatatatatatatatatatatatatacacagtggacccccggttaaacgatattttttcactcaagaagtatgttcaggtgccagtactgaccgaatttgttcccataaggaatattgtgaagtagattagtccattttagaccaccaaacatacacgtacaaacgcacttacataaatacacttacataattggtcgcattcggaggtgatcgttatgcgggggtccactgtattatatattttttttttttcaacaagttggccgtctcccaccaaggcagggtgacccaaaaaagaaagaaaatccccaaaaagaaaatgctttcatcatcattcaacactttcaccacactcacacataatcactgtttttgcagaggtgctcagaatacaacagtttagaagcatacacgtataaagatacacaacatatccctccaaactgccaatatcccaaacccctcctttaaccctttcagggtccaaggcccaaatctggagtcacgcaccagtgtccaagaattttcaaaaaaaaaatttgttattttttcttatgaaatcgtagagaatctttttgtgaaggtaataaaacaaaaagtacgaaatttggtggaaaattgacgaaattatgctctcgcgaattttgatgtgtcagcgatatttacgaatcggcgattttgccgactttgactcccattttaggccaattacattattccaatcaaccaaattcttagctatttcactagtattacttctattctatcgattgagcacaagaaatcgccaagtcaactgtttcaactacaaaataaagtgatcggaaattgttaatttggccaatttaacacaaagttcaaaatattccaatttcaaaatagggtccagaataaacaatgtaggcattcctggcactaaactaacatttcctctgttcattagtcatgttttgaggctttacaaataaattccattttgattttttattcacataatgaatttttattcacaccaaaaaatagaagatctactgctatgcaatactgtaataattgtataaatatcatcaccatatttgtgaatgtatattagacccaccagctgacgtgtattagacgtgtgaggtcgtttgtttactcttgaatatcggcaaaaatttaacatttccgctactttgagctcagtttcaagccatttccagtgctaaaaccaatcaaaatcatctctatttctgtaatatgtcttccattctatcaaatgagaccaagaaatcgcaaatacaactataaaaaacatacgaaaaaacactgcaaagttgccgttttaatcaaaaaatcatgatttcagtttttttctctcattatacacagtgtgctgcaggatctgttttatgtggtgcacacataccacatagatgtattctctcatatctaggcccaaatgtaccactcacagtttatcagagtgagctgagctcatggcgtagatctacggtttggacactcaccataaagccgtagatctacgggacggaccctgaaagggttaaagtgcaggcattgtacttcccatttccaggactcaagtccgactatatgaaaataaccggtttccctgaatcccttcactaaatattaccctgctcacactccaacagatcgtcaggtcccaagtaccattcgtctccattcactcctatctaacacgctcacacacgcttgctggaagtccaagcccctcgcccacaaaacctcctttaccccctccctccaaccttttcgaggacggcccctaccccgccttccttcccctacagatttatacgctctccatgtcattctactttgatccattctaaatgaccaaaccacctcaaccacccctctgactaatacttttaactcctgatgcataaatatcgccaagACAGCTAGctttgcgagagtgtaattcagcaagttttccataaaattttgtacttttggtttcattaccttccgaaaaagattctctatcatttcacaagaatttttttttttttttaaattctccaGCCCTGAGAGGAAGTTTCAGATCAGGGGTTCTGACCCTGAAATGGTTAAGAAAACTTTAAAGATCTACAGTCAGTTGTGTAATGTTTCAACTCAACATGATGAACAGATGTTCAACATCAAATGCTTGTTATGTAGAGTTCATAAAGTGGTAAGAGAACAAATACAGGTATTGAAAACCAGTGTTTATATTCTTTTATATTTCCTGTAAATGATTTTGTTCCATAGTTTCCTATTTTCTTTTCTTGTAACATACTACAATGCCTCATTCCCCAAAATATACTGATAGACAGTGCTACACTATGGTGCAAATTAAATAGTATTATGATAAGAATGATAATTATATGAATGAAACAATGCCAGAAATACTCATATACAGTCTTGATGCCTGAAAGGGTAACCCTaaacctgacacacacacacaattcttaAAAAAGACTGCAAAAATGGATGTTTGAGGGCTATACAATGAAACCAAACTTACCCTAAGACCAGCAGCAGGAGATCTGATGAGGCTCAGGCCCTTCCTGACTTCGACAATATCAGCAACACGCTGATATTGTACACTCTTCATGAGACGATCCATCACAAATTTGCCTTCACGCTTCGTCCTGATCTTTGTTATCTTCTTCATGGCTTCCACTGTTGAGAGGTAAATACACTATACTTTTTAGGCAATAGATTAAAAAATCGTACTAATTTTATCATATTTTACATACTCTGACCTGAGAAACTTTTATAGCAGGAAAGGGCTTAAAATGACAAAATAAGCTCTAAAATGACTTTTTTGAATACCTCCTGGAATGTAAACTTATCCAGATTCACcattttaaaaaataattaaatcaaataaataaaaacacacacaccttACTCTCAACATACTGGCTAtcacccaccgaggtagggtgaccagaaaaagaaggaacactttcgCCATCAGCCACAACATTGCCATCCTGCTAGAGGCACATTgacattacagctcagatgcTCCTCCAGACTGCAATATCTTcgcccctcctttagagtacaggcactgaactttacacctccaggactcgcaccccaacagcacgtcaagtcataaaaaccacttgcctccactctctcctatttaacacgctcacatacacacctgttggatgtccaagcccctcgtataCAAAACTTTTGCcctctccctccagccttttTTAAAATGACTTCTACCCCTCCTtacctccattacagatttatacaccctccaagccatcctattttgctccatcctctcaatgtccaaaccacctcaataacaccTCCTCAACcttttggataatacttttagtaatcctgcacctcctcctaatctccaaactacaaattctctacataatagttacaccacattgccctcagacacgatatTTGACAATGCTTCAGTTAAAACATTACACCTACcttccgacttacgacctgctcgacatacgaccactcgacttacgaccatgttttgtatgccaaatttctgggaaataaacaactgtttgtgttgtacagtgtttatcctaaaacTTACAgtgtaaaatacagtactaacaacataaaaagtaaaaaattaaataaaaaataaaacaaaataaaatcgttacaaaaatgtgatgttgatattcagtagtaaggttcgacttgcgtccattttgacttacaaccggttggtcagaaccaagcttgATCATAAGTTGGATGGTACCTATATTTACTTTCCAATAGGGCAATCAAGGATGGAATATGCATTTTATCTGATCTTTTAAACTACTGTTGCCTGTCTCCTCCTGCATTCTTTCCCTTGACTCCATTTCCTCACTGTAGTTAAACCGAATGACAGTTTAGCCAAAAGGGGCTTTTCAGTTATTAAAACTAATGATGAAGCTTGAGAACCAATTTACTCAACTGTAATGCACAGTTGAACCCAGTAGTTCAGGAGAATTAGGTTCCTTGGAAATGACAAATATGGAAATTGTGGCCAGGGATAGCACGCAAAAAAATGAAGGGGGAAGGGGGTGAAGATCATGAATATAAGAAATGCAAATTAAGGAAGGTCAATTGAACAATTATCTATTACAAGTGATATATTTAATGTCCAGCACATAATCTAAAATTTCCCATAAAATAAAAAAGCATGCTGTACTGTATGTATAAATTTACTataattagaaataataataaaaacaaaaattaaatatttatctGAAATACTACATCAAAAAACAAAAATTCTATTTTAAACTGAAGTAGTTCTGCAGTATCCTTTTTACTGAATACCACATACTGCATAATGTGGGGTCATAATGTGTGTACAGTATCGTCTGGTGTTGCTCCAGTTTCTGATTATTATTCCTGGTGGCAGAGGATATCAATTTGATTTTTATATAAGTGTCAACTAGGGGTCTGCACTGCCCAATCACACTACTAACATGTTTATTCAAATAAAGaagtcacaataccttggctgtagaaattcacaacccacaaactgaaaatgaAAACTGGATGATAGCATAGTCCATCCTGGATACTTATCAAATTGCCAGTGAGGAAAAAGGGAAGAAAGGCAGAAGTCTGGTCAGGGCATCATGAGGCAGAAGACAGCCAGGATCAAGTCAAATAACATTCTGAACATTAGAACATTCAGCAATGTGTTATACCAATAGAAGCAAGCATCTTCAGAAACAAATCTAGGGTCAAGATTTATGTTACAGATGCTGTGCACAAGGGCAGATTCAACAAAATGGCATTTGTAAAGAATAGATAATTTTTGGAAGAGTACCAGTTTAAGGGAGGTAATGGTTTCTTAACGAAGGATAGAGCATTGCTTAGCAAACATAGTTTTTGACCAACTTTGCCAATATACGTATTGCATAGGGCaagagaaaaaaataaaagtaaaaGCCTAAAACTGAAGCATCAGAAGTAGGAGTTTCAATATCTAAAGAGCACTGGGACCAAAAAGTCATCCAGCACACTAGTGATAGAAGACATGTACCAGCTTGCTTCAAAGTACAGAAATACTTGTCTACCGACCGCTCGGAGTTATGACCAGCTCTATGACCAGTTGGTATTGCATGCTGTACAAGAACTTGGGCCATGGAAACAGGCAGTGAGGCATCTCAGTGCCAAGCATCTTGAGTCTCGTTCCCGCAGCCACTCAGTACACTAGCTTTCACAGTCTCCAAAACTACATATATACAAAtttgtactttattgtgcactccCATAGTACAAGATGTCGGTGTAAAGGAAGATCCTGACTTCAGCTCCTGATAACCCTGCTGATAACTCGGATGATAACCCTgaaccagtactctgaaggattcGATGACTAAAATGTTAATCTGAATGTCTCTCTTTATACTGTAATTTGAATTTTTTTTGGTACATCATTATTATACTGTACAGTAATTATAATTTTCTGTAGTAAGAGTGATGCAAATTAAAACAAAGTTATCAAGTTGGAATTTCCTTTAGACCTTTTCTTTGTTTAGAATAAAATGTTTTGAATGGTTGTTATAAATGCTTGAAGTATTGGTAAGGGGTGTTTCCTCGCTTAACGATGAATTCGCTTagcgatgtggtcttaggaatgatACTCTGTTGTTAGGTGAGGAGTGTCTGCATATCACTTTGATGAAATAAAAGTTTAATACAGTATCCAGAAGGTTAAGTGTTATTTATTATGAgtcctttaaccccttgactgtcaaaaCCCTTtggtgtaaataaaaaaaaaaaaaaaaaaaatcttatgaaatgatagagaatctgttcctgatggtaatgacaccaaaagaatgaaatttgatggaaaacttacagaattatgctcttgcgaagttagcgacctcggcgatatttacaaatcggcaatttcgcccactttgagccctttttcggctaattccgttgttccagttgaccaaactcatagctatttctttagagctccatttgttctatcgattgagtacaagaaactgcccattcactgatttcaactgcccaataacgtggtcagaaatttgcaatatgaccaatttcacgcaaattaaaaaatacgccaatttcaaaatagggtccagaatgaataatgcagacaatcctggctctaaaataacattttctttcttcatcagtcacatctccaggcccctctgatattactcttgctttctattttgaatttttattcatacaaaaaatagaagatttactgttatgcagactgctgcaatattgtaataattgtataaataatgtcaacccattcatgactgcatattagaatggctagttggacatttattggacaatgacatcatgtgtttacttttgaacattggcaaaaatcaaacatttccccaactttgagctccatttcaaggttcttatagttttaaccaatcaaaatcacctccatttctataatatggttgccattctatcaaatgagacaaagaaaacgagaatacaaccataaatgctaTACGAAAATAAACCACAAATtcagcaattaaaaaaaaaaaaaaaaaaaaaaaacaacggttggagtttttttctcattatgcactgcatgctgcaggattttttttatggtgcacactgaccacacagacccattctcttatatgtggacctaccagctttctcctgcttgatttgaagccactaaagggggctgtagggcaaatttccgcgcgcgctcaccgaaaaataaaaaaaatatggaaattgagttatatatactgaaaaatagctcaactctttggcaacacaatggtaccagaatgaatgttctacgatgtttctacaagaaattatagtcatttatatcaggtatggtgacggcgatgttggtaccgagtctgctcacggcccatatattttttggagttgtttccttgttttttatcgccttttcttgcattattctttctaatataataactgactatttggcatcataaaacagtaggcgggactTATCCGCAGACTGAGCGACAACCGGAAACCAGATGGGAAAGCTCGGCAGTGTTCCCGCGCCcgaggtgccagccaggaatcgcccattattatgcttatatcagcttatatatcaactctacggcttatttgtctatcagaattgatctaatatgatataataaacactctaaataacatacaaacatgttatatactctagactgaataaaataggccataatatggcccagagattatcgggaatatttcgatataaaagtgtaactggtcaccctgtcgtctctgagtaagagaaaacggtgttttgaagaggataactgcactagaacatcagtttactaagaaatacacccaaacaaacgcgattttcgtgattttttttttttttgagacgggggccggccggcgctctcggccgatatctcggaagtaacttattcaacaATTGTTCAAAAATCTCCCTTTATTACTgaattaaatggaatataatactcacaaaagttgtagaataatgatttctctttttttctgtgaccaaattttggaaatattccaaatactttgggagttatttgggagtaaagggcagatgtttttgcaatattccaggaactaacaaactttattttttttgttaaataAAGATACGTTCATTTAAAGAAAAGGAGTCACAGAAAATAagaataagcattgttctctcggcaccaagtgtccaaacaaccttacgtagtcccatatagGAGAAAAATTGAACACtatggcattttcagtaaatcagtcatttctcagttgttgtttgaggtatatttttgataaatattttcaagaaagagtgaaacgactttgtcttgtgtaccaaaactggagaaaatcggacagtAAACAACGGAGTTACAGATTTTGCCCGACGGCCCCCTAAAATTTTTGagcatatatacgtcaaacacagtggctcgtaagacatatatacacgaccgaaacagtcaaagggttaaataaaaaaTGTAGTGAAGATAAAGCACATGTGGCTTCATTGGAGAAATAGGTTTAAAAGTGAAGAAAAAAATTTAACCCGAGAGTAGGCAGTTTGTAAAATTTTCATAATAGCAAAGTTGAAAGAATGAACTGCAAAAAGACTGAAATTCCAGTTGAGAAACAGTCGCAGGTGTCATGGGCATAGAGGGAGAGATAAGTAAGAAATTTTTCTTATATGACTGGGTACTGTAGAAAAAGTAATGAATATATATGCCACTTGATAATGGTAGAGAACAGACCAAAATGCCACCCAGTTTTTATTTCTAATTTCTAGGTTAGTTGTAAAAGACATACTGTACAGTACAAGCACTGAGATTTTCTTGATGCAGGCATGTACAAATTATTGCATTAGAACCAATgggtgaaaaataaaaaaaattaatggctACCATATAGGTATCTCACCTAAGCTAAGTTTTTAAATTCTCTAGTCCccccacatacatacacacacaaaaaaaaattgcacaaccATTTTCTCTAGACCATGTTATAACAAAAGTATCAACAATACCCACCTGTCTGTTGCCATAATTCTCTATTATATTTCACTGGAACATTTCTTTTCTTCTCAAATTCAAAGGAGGGGTCAACAGTTAATTCTTTGCCTGCTGCCTTCCTGAATGATTTTGTCCAGCGAACAGTGCGTGGATTCTTCTTCCTCTTGAATTTCTTGTGGCATTTCGGCCGGCAAAATTTGAAAACCTgaaggaaaaaaaacaaaaatcaaATAAGCAAATGTTAACCAATTATGTGTTATGGTAATTATGGCAGATAAacatgtatgtaatatacagtgAACCCTTGGTTATTGGCCAAAATcagttccagaaggttggcctaaaaccgaaatggtcaaaaaccgaaataatatttcccataagaattaatgtaaatccaattacatgtatagtggaacctcggcttacaaatttactccgttccgtgaccttgttCATATCCTGAGttgttcgtatgctgagtcaattttcctcatttaaattaattgaaatgcaattaatccattccagcctctcaggaggcatgacaaaataatgctACTATCAACTCTATTGCttagttatctatcacaattcatctaatatgacataataaacaatattaataacatagaaacatgatatatactctagaatgaataaaataggccataatatggcaagtGATGGCGACACCGGCAGTGGCAGAGAGCATCCGCcatttactctcccactctagtatcttcccagtctataaccccacacctagcttgtgtttatctatgattagtggtgaggttgtcacatatgtaaccacacgtgtggtcaagacagatgtatat
Above is a window of Cherax quadricarinatus isolate ZL_2023a chromosome 11, ASM3850222v1, whole genome shotgun sequence DNA encoding:
- the LOC128687630 gene encoding probable ribosome biogenesis protein RLP24; this translates as MRIERCYFCSSRVYPGHGMQFVRNDSKVFKFCRPKCHKKFKRKKNPRTVRWTKSFRKAAGKELTVDPSFEFEKKRNVPVKYNRELWQQTVEAMKKITKIRTKREGKFVMDRLMKSVQYQRVADIVEVRKGLSLIRSPAAGLRKKKVVEENMETDDVAERLEAGPSEEMDEKKKIVREEQMSEDEDKIEEEDQ